A single window of Nicotiana sylvestris chromosome 5, ASM39365v2, whole genome shotgun sequence DNA harbors:
- the LOC138869643 gene encoding uncharacterized protein, protein MRGHIQRHCHTSYQGVGRGTAQPASPAAATFSAPFLARGTPAPAGCGAARGGAQSSGGASRFYAMSGRQTAEASPDVVTGILTVQSHDVYAFIDPDSTLSYVTPFVAMEFGIEPGQLHEPFLVSTPFGESITTARVYRGCVVTVRGRNTTADFIELGMVYFDVIMGIDWLYSCFAKLDCRTRAMRLEFPNELVVEWKGDNVVPKDELPRIPPDREIDFGIDVMPGTQRISIPPKKNGTDRIERAKGTIEGFARKRYDQLKIRQQDIPKIAFRTRYGHFEFLVMSFGLTNAPTTFIDLMNRVFKPFLDSFVIVFIDDILVYSRSQEDHADHLRKVLQTLQQHQLYVEILKCEFCLESIALLGHVISREGIMVDPQKIVAVKNWPRRTTPMEIHSFSGLAGYYMRFVEGFSTLASPLTKLTHKAVKF, encoded by the exons ATGAGGGGCCACATTCAGAGGCATTGTCATACATCCTACCAGGGAGTAGGTAGGGGCACAGCTCAACCAGCCAGCCCAGCAGCTGCTACATTCTCAGCCCCCTTTCTAGCTCGAGGTACCCCAGCACCCGCAGGGTgtggtgcagctaggggtggtgcgcAGAGTTCAGGAGGAGCCAGccggttctatgctatgagtggtcgccagactgcagaggcttctccagatgttgttacaggtattctgactgtccaatctcatgatgtgtatgcattTATTGACCCCgattccaccttgtcctatgttaccccttttgttgctatggaatttgggatagaaccggGTCAACTTCATGAGCCATTTTTGGTGTCTACTCCATTTGGTGAGTCTATTACGACTGCTCGAGTTTATAGAGGTTGTGTTGTTACGGTACGGGGTAGGAATACCACGGCCGATTTTATTGAATTAGGGATGGtctattttgatgtaataatgggaatagattggctttattcgtgctttgccaaacttgattgtcggactagagccatgaggcttgaatttcctaatgagctcgttgttgaatggaagggagataatgtagtgcctaaaG atgagctccctaggattccaccagacagggagattgattttgggatcgatgtgatgccAGGCACGCAGCGTATATCAATTCCACCTAAAAAGAATGGCACCGacagaattgaaagagctaaaggaacaattgaaggatttgctagaaaaAG GTAtgatcaattgaagataaggcagcaggatattccaaaaatagCTTTCAGAACGCGGTATGGGCACTTCGAATttctggtgatgtcatttgggctaacaaatgccccgacaACTTTTAtagatcttatgaatcgagtcttcaagccttttctagactcttttgtgatagtgttcatcgatgatattcttgtgtattcccgaagtcaGGAGGACCATGCCGACCATCTTAGGAAAGTTCtgcagactcttcagcaacatcaactGTATGTAGAAATTTTAAAATGCGAATTTTGTCTTGAATCTATCGCGTTATTGGGTCATGTCATTTCtagggaaggaattatggttgatcctcagaAGATTGtagcagtgaagaattggccaAGACGTACCACTCCAATGGAGATTCACAGTTTCTCAGGTTTAGCTGGGTACTACAtgagatttgtggaggggttttccactcttgcctctccattgactaaattaaCACATAAAGCAGTTAAATTCTaa
- the LOC138869644 gene encoding uncharacterized protein encodes MGSTDETSNVTAIDSSSPMFLHPSNIPGISLVYTAFSGTGFGGWKRNIIVSLSAKNKIDFVDGTFPKPAENSPYIKQWNICNNTIISWLTSSLSPEIAESVQYSETAESIWEQLNKRYGAVNGTKVFEINK; translated from the coding sequence ATGGGTAGTACTGACGAAACCAGTAATGTTACTGCTATTGATTCCTCTAGTCCCATGTTCCTCCATCCCTCCAATATCCCTGGGATTTCCTTAGTCTACACAGCTTTCTCTGGTACTGGGTTTGGTGGGTGGAAAAGAAATATAATTGTATCTTTGTCTGCTAAGAATAAAATTGATTTCGTAGATGGTACTTTCCCCAAACCTGCTGAAAATTCTCCATACATTAAACAATGGAACATATGTAATAATACTATCATTTCTTGGTTGACCAGTTCACTTTCTCCAGAAATTGCTGAGAGTGTTCAATATTCAGAAACTGCTGAAAGCATTTGGGAACAATTAAATAAAAGATATGGGGCAGTTAATGGGACAAAAgtttttgaaataaataaataa